The Streptomyces sp. NBC_01268 genome window below encodes:
- a CDS encoding helix-turn-helix domain-containing protein, translated as MPLTLMSPVPEQASRQAPEPASPGVDGGWLVQVRSEMPEADDRNHVYLAVHVRGPVTVVHGPTRTRLEPDDLVFCDPSRQRPLRFGDDCQMIFFRVPRCYLGVSEPELDQVLGVPVRGGAGLGALVSDFLTALAAEAEFRRSSIGDRRARTAVHLLSVLVMELLAADTTDRDADASGTGGAMLNRIHAHIEEHLMDPDLSPESIARAHHISVRYLQKLFQNDGSTVSQWVRHRRLEFCRLELGRSHRRITMAAMAHRWGFNSPSHFSRTFRGAYGMSPSEWQALATSAFGPVPS; from the coding sequence ATGCCCCTCACCCTGATGTCACCCGTGCCCGAACAGGCGTCCCGGCAGGCGCCCGAACCCGCCTCGCCCGGCGTCGACGGGGGGTGGCTGGTCCAGGTGCGGTCCGAGATGCCGGAGGCGGACGACCGGAACCACGTCTACCTGGCCGTCCACGTCCGCGGCCCCGTCACCGTCGTCCACGGCCCCACCCGGACCCGGCTGGAGCCCGACGACCTCGTCTTCTGCGACCCGTCCCGACAGCGCCCGCTGCGCTTCGGCGACGACTGCCAGATGATCTTCTTCCGGGTTCCCCGCTGCTATCTGGGCGTCTCGGAACCGGAGTTGGACCAGGTGCTCGGCGTGCCGGTCCGCGGCGGGGCAGGGCTCGGGGCGCTCGTGTCCGACTTCCTCACCGCGCTCGCCGCCGAAGCGGAGTTCCGCAGGTCCTCGATCGGCGACCGGCGCGCCCGGACAGCCGTGCACCTCCTCTCCGTCCTGGTCATGGAGCTCCTCGCGGCGGACACGACGGACCGGGACGCCGACGCGTCCGGGACGGGCGGCGCGATGCTGAACCGCATCCACGCCCACATCGAGGAACACCTGATGGACCCGGACCTCTCGCCGGAGTCGATCGCGCGCGCCCACCACATCTCCGTCCGCTACCTGCAGAAGCTGTTCCAGAACGACGGCAGCACGGTGAGCCAGTGGGTGCGGCACCGCAGGCTCGAGTTCTGCCGGCTCGAGCTCGGCAGGTCCCACCGCAGGATCACCATGGCCGCGATGGCGCACCGCTGGGGCTTCAACAGCCCCTCGCACTTCAGTCGCACGTTCCGGGGCGCCTACGGCATGAGCCCCAGCGAATGGCAGGCCCTGGCGACCTCGGCCTTCGGGCCGGTGCCGTCCTGA
- a CDS encoding alpha/beta fold hydrolase, translated as MRELITTDGVRLAYRDTGGEGVPLLMLHGWGQTQAMFRHQVEGLAPGRRVVTVDFRGHGVSAKPRHGYRVARFSRDVLELVDHLGLDRFDALGWSMGASVWWSFVDQYGTGRIRRLIAVDQPAAVAAVPWTTAREQRDSGAVFDVPGLLTLCAALAGPQGDTVRADFVRGMFSGTPDPEVAAFVAEEIRSTPAYAGVPLLFDHCAQDWRDVLPRIDVPTLVIGCEGSHVHPDSQRFVAERIPGARLHVFTADVASSHFPFLENPPAFNAVVEKFLAEEPESRT; from the coding sequence ATGAGGGAACTGATCACGACGGACGGCGTGCGGCTCGCGTACCGGGACACCGGAGGCGAGGGCGTCCCGCTGCTGATGCTGCACGGCTGGGGGCAGACCCAGGCGATGTTCCGCCACCAGGTCGAGGGCCTGGCGCCCGGACGGCGCGTCGTCACCGTCGACTTCCGCGGCCACGGGGTGTCCGCCAAGCCGCGGCACGGCTACCGCGTCGCCCGGTTCTCCCGGGACGTCCTCGAACTCGTCGACCACCTCGGGCTGGACCGCTTCGACGCGCTCGGCTGGTCCATGGGCGCCTCGGTGTGGTGGAGCTTCGTCGACCAGTACGGGACCGGACGCATCCGGCGCCTCATCGCCGTCGACCAGCCCGCAGCGGTCGCCGCCGTGCCCTGGACGACCGCGCGCGAACAGCGGGACTCCGGTGCCGTCTTCGACGTGCCGGGGCTGCTGACCCTGTGCGCGGCGCTCGCCGGGCCGCAGGGCGACACGGTCCGCGCCGACTTCGTGCGCGGCATGTTCTCCGGCACGCCCGACCCGGAGGTGGCGGCCTTCGTCGCCGAGGAGATCCGGTCGACCCCCGCCTACGCGGGCGTCCCGCTGCTCTTCGACCACTGCGCGCAGGACTGGCGCGACGTACTGCCCCGGATCGACGTGCCCACCCTCGTCATCGGCTGCGAGGGAAGCCATGTGCACCCCGACTCACAGCGCTTCGTCGCCGAACGGATCCCCGGGGCCCGCCTGCACGTCTTCACCGCCGACGTGGCGAGCTCGCACTTCCCCTTCCTGGAGAACCCGCCGGCCTTCAACGCCGTCGTGGAGAAGTTCCTGGCCGAGGAGCCGGAGAGCCGGACCTAG
- a CDS encoding PucR family transcriptional regulator codes for MTVRLQRARPGSPELQALVDELAERLGRSVAVDDPLVRMVCTSRHFGDEDPVRIGTLLQGRADNATIRYVLAQGVTQWSRPGFIDGRDDLGLLPRYVVPLRERGHLLGLLVVVVPEKALGEQDTALIARASDAMAARMYGEQIAADTRKAAERDLALELVGPDVAERTAAHRRGRELGLLGAAEHVLVTVVQLSCGTELVRQSEAALWGALEGFRQTRSAQGLIAIGQERATLLQLRDRPPLPDEVTAQSARILGELRTFLGPSADPVIGVGGRHPRPADARTSYEQALVAARAARRLPALRSTGDWERLGELAVLLQLPEHALNASLVPEPLRTLTAAHGGDRLRDTLRCFLEHAGSIPRTADALGIHRTSLYYRLRRIGEITGLDLDDGAHRLTLHLGLRIEELLAPEGAGAR; via the coding sequence ATGACCGTAAGGCTCCAGCGAGCCCGCCCCGGCAGCCCCGAGCTGCAGGCGCTCGTCGACGAACTCGCGGAGCGGCTCGGCCGGTCCGTCGCCGTCGACGACCCGCTGGTCCGCATGGTCTGCACAAGCCGTCACTTCGGCGACGAGGACCCGGTGCGCATCGGCACCCTCCTCCAGGGCCGCGCCGACAACGCGACCATCCGGTACGTCCTCGCCCAGGGCGTCACCCAGTGGTCCAGGCCCGGGTTCATCGACGGCCGCGACGACCTCGGACTGCTGCCCCGCTACGTCGTGCCGCTGCGCGAGCGCGGCCACCTGCTCGGGCTGCTCGTGGTGGTCGTGCCCGAGAAGGCGCTGGGCGAACAGGACACGGCCCTCATCGCCCGCGCCTCGGACGCCATGGCGGCCCGGATGTACGGCGAGCAGATCGCCGCCGACACCAGGAAGGCCGCCGAACGCGACCTGGCCCTCGAACTCGTCGGCCCGGACGTCGCCGAGCGCACCGCCGCACACCGGCGGGGCAGGGAACTCGGACTCCTCGGAGCGGCCGAGCACGTCCTCGTCACCGTCGTCCAGCTGAGCTGCGGGACCGAGCTCGTCCGTCAGTCGGAGGCCGCCCTGTGGGGGGCGCTGGAGGGGTTCCGGCAGACCCGCTCCGCCCAGGGCCTCATCGCCATCGGCCAGGAGCGGGCCACCCTGCTCCAGCTCCGCGACCGCCCGCCCCTCCCGGACGAGGTCACCGCGCAGTCCGCCCGCATCCTCGGCGAACTCCGCACCTTCCTCGGCCCGTCGGCCGACCCCGTGATCGGTGTCGGCGGGCGGCACCCCCGCCCGGCCGACGCCCGCACCTCGTACGAACAGGCCCTCGTGGCGGCCCGCGCCGCCCGCCGGCTGCCCGCCCTGCGGAGCACCGGCGACTGGGAACGGCTCGGGGAGCTCGCCGTACTCCTCCAGCTCCCCGAGCACGCCCTGAACGCCTCCCTGGTGCCGGAACCCCTCCGCACCCTCACCGCGGCCCACGGCGGCGACCGCCTGCGGGACACCCTGCGCTGCTTCCTCGAACACGCGGGATCGATTCCCCGAACCGCCGACGCGCTGGGCATCCACCGCACCTCGCTCTACTACCGGCTGCGCCGGATCGGGGAGATCACCGGCCTCGACCTCGACGACGGTGCCCACCGGCTCACCCTGCACCTCGGCCTCAGGATCGAGGAGCTCCTCGCCCCGGAGGGCGCCGGGGCGCGCTGA
- a CDS encoding helix-turn-helix transcriptional regulator, producing MSVNRVTTRTVPEQPGGVRTPVRGREAELAFVEARLDALDRGEGGIVRVEGPAGIGRSRILAEAVASARRRGAKVFEGVADPDAPSVPLGPLLEGLLSGTEPLPGAARLRDLAMAPGQRFWLLQELGDLLREAAADAPLLVVLDDLQWCDDLTLLALHTLAAGLAPHAVLWLVAVRGGSVPPGVRTTLDRIRQAGAHELVLGPLGDEASARIAEDVLGAVPGPDVLRAAHRAEGVPRLLVELLGSLREEEAVTIENGTARLPAGPPAPRSLPSVERRLAQLSDEARELVQTAASVGRPVTVALLAELLGRSSAALITAVRESLDADLLAERGDHLAFRHDLIRESVEAGLPLPLRQALHRQAAHVPTARPAAPVEPPAPPAAGARPSAAAEADRLGSAAADAGRPSAHEAGVGRPDSDAAGSDRLGSDGAGFGRPDSGVAGVERGRPGSDAPGTDRPRSDRAEVGRLRSAADEARRRRSDAAEADRLRTAAAEQAAAAPGAAADHSLKALELTPADAPERPRVVAETIPLLWQTGRAAQARELGLAALAPGGLGPEDEARIRLALARLVLPSDFSEAVRQARAGAARPGVPVALRGRLLALLALGLAMAGERQAADRVATEAREIAAAAGDRDAEATLTTVRSVVPYHRMDWTEAFRQARRSAALADALGIGTSLWVPEALWHAFLSNAAGRSAEALAATEDGIRATGEQGRTAATRMWLMLRTRVLLDAGRLAEARADAEAASALTDDPGPGNLADVTLRYAMMRVALHTDDRRTARAYAVEARRMRSDAAPAVRYVGAWLLALLADAEGRPDRAMAELDEAMAAPATDRRDFAGSLDPADAPVLVRLALRAGAHERAERAVAVAERRAVLNPELTLLAAGAAHARGLLDNDLAPLLRAVRLYEDCPRVLARASALEDAGRRLATTRRAEAVPYLDTALALYARAGAERDAARVRRRLRAVGVRRRPAPAGVCDAWPELTAAELRVVRRVAQGLTNLQVAEHLSLSPHTVGSHLRRAFTKLDITSRAELTRLVRHRDSGE from the coding sequence ATGAGCGTGAACCGAGTGACGACACGGACCGTACCCGAGCAACCCGGCGGTGTACGGACGCCCGTCCGCGGCCGGGAGGCCGAGCTGGCCTTCGTCGAGGCGAGGCTCGACGCGCTCGACCGGGGCGAGGGCGGCATCGTCCGCGTCGAGGGCCCGGCGGGCATCGGCCGGTCCAGGATCCTCGCGGAGGCCGTGGCCTCCGCGCGACGGCGCGGGGCGAAGGTCTTCGAAGGGGTGGCCGACCCCGACGCGCCGTCCGTGCCGCTCGGCCCGCTCCTCGAAGGCCTGCTCTCCGGAACGGAACCGCTGCCGGGCGCCGCCCGCCTGCGGGACCTCGCCATGGCGCCCGGCCAGCGGTTCTGGCTGCTCCAGGAACTGGGCGACCTCCTGCGGGAAGCGGCGGCCGACGCCCCCCTGCTGGTCGTCCTCGACGACCTCCAGTGGTGCGACGACCTGACCCTGCTCGCCTTGCACACCCTCGCGGCCGGACTCGCCCCGCACGCCGTCCTGTGGCTGGTCGCCGTGCGCGGCGGGAGCGTTCCGCCGGGCGTGCGCACCACCCTGGACCGGATCCGGCAGGCGGGCGCGCACGAACTGGTCCTGGGCCCGCTCGGGGACGAGGCGAGCGCACGGATCGCCGAGGACGTCCTGGGCGCCGTGCCCGGCCCGGACGTCCTCCGCGCCGCCCACCGCGCCGAGGGCGTGCCTCGACTGCTGGTCGAACTGCTCGGCTCGCTGCGGGAGGAGGAGGCCGTGACCATCGAGAACGGCACGGCCCGGCTGCCGGCCGGGCCACCGGCCCCCCGATCGCTCCCGTCCGTCGAGCGTCGCCTCGCCCAACTCTCCGACGAAGCGCGCGAGTTGGTGCAGACGGCGGCGTCCGTGGGCCGTCCCGTCACCGTCGCCCTCCTCGCCGAACTGCTCGGCAGGTCCTCGGCGGCGCTCATCACGGCGGTGCGGGAGTCCCTCGACGCCGACCTGCTCGCCGAGCGGGGCGACCATCTGGCCTTCCGCCACGACCTGATCCGCGAGTCGGTGGAAGCCGGCCTCCCCCTGCCCCTGCGGCAGGCCCTGCACCGGCAGGCCGCCCACGTGCCGACAGCCCGCCCGGCAGCCCCTGTCGAGCCCCCGGCGCCACCGGCCGCGGGCGCGCGACCGTCCGCGGCGGCCGAGGCCGACCGGCTGGGCTCCGCGGCGGCCGACGCCGGCCGGCCGTCCGCCCACGAGGCCGGGGTGGGTCGACCGGACTCCGATGCGGCGGGGTCGGACCGGCTGGGGTCCGACGGGGCGGGGTTCGGCCGACCGGACTCCGGTGTGGCGGGGGTGGAGAGGGGTCGACCGGGCTCCGATGCGCCCGGGACCGACCGGCCGAGGTCCGACCGGGCGGAGGTCGGCCGACTCCGTTCCGCTGCGGACGAGGCCCGCCGACGGCGCTCCGACGCGGCCGAGGCCGACCGGCTGCGCACCGCCGCGGCGGAGCAGGCGGCCGCCGCTCCCGGAGCCGCCGCCGACCACAGCCTCAAGGCGCTGGAACTCACCCCCGCCGACGCCCCGGAGCGCCCCCGGGTCGTCGCGGAGACCATCCCGCTGCTCTGGCAGACGGGCCGGGCCGCCCAGGCGCGCGAGCTGGGCCTCGCCGCCCTCGCGCCCGGCGGGCTCGGCCCCGAGGACGAGGCACGGATACGCCTCGCCCTGGCCCGCCTCGTCCTCCCCTCCGACTTCTCCGAGGCGGTCCGGCAGGCCCGCGCCGGAGCGGCCAGACCCGGGGTCCCCGTGGCCCTGCGGGGCCGGCTCCTCGCCCTGCTCGCCCTCGGCCTGGCGATGGCCGGCGAGCGGCAGGCCGCCGACCGGGTCGCCACGGAGGCGCGGGAGATCGCCGCCGCGGCGGGGGACCGCGACGCCGAGGCCACGCTGACCACGGTCCGCTCGGTGGTGCCCTACCACCGGATGGACTGGACCGAGGCGTTCCGGCAGGCCCGGCGGTCCGCCGCGCTCGCCGACGCCCTCGGCATCGGCACCTCGCTGTGGGTGCCGGAAGCCCTCTGGCACGCCTTCCTGTCGAACGCCGCCGGGCGCTCCGCCGAGGCGCTCGCCGCCACCGAGGACGGCATCCGAGCCACGGGTGAGCAGGGCCGGACGGCCGCCACCCGCATGTGGCTCATGCTCCGCACCCGCGTCCTCCTGGACGCCGGACGGCTGGCGGAGGCCCGCGCCGACGCCGAGGCCGCGTCCGCGCTCACCGACGACCCCGGCCCGGGCAACCTCGCCGACGTCACCCTGCGGTACGCGATGATGCGCGTCGCCCTGCACACCGACGACCGGCGGACCGCACGCGCGTACGCGGTGGAGGCGCGGCGCATGCGGAGCGACGCCGCACCCGCCGTCCGCTACGTCGGCGCCTGGCTGCTGGCCCTTCTGGCCGACGCGGAAGGCCGGCCCGACCGCGCCATGGCCGAACTCGACGAGGCGATGGCGGCGCCCGCGACGGACCGGCGCGACTTCGCCGGCTCGCTCGACCCGGCCGACGCCCCGGTGCTCGTCCGGCTGGCCCTGCGCGCCGGCGCGCACGAGCGGGCCGAGCGGGCGGTCGCCGTGGCCGAGCGGCGCGCCGTGCTCAACCCCGAACTCACCCTCCTCGCCGCCGGTGCCGCCCACGCCCGGGGACTCCTCGACAACGACCTCGCCCCGCTCCTGCGCGCCGTCCGCCTGTACGAGGACTGCCCCAGGGTGCTGGCCCGGGCATCGGCGCTGGAGGACGCCGGCCGCAGACTGGCGACCACCCGCAGGGCCGAAGCGGTGCCGTACCTCGACACCGCCCTCGCGCTCTACGCGCGAGCGGGCGCCGAGCGGGACGCCGCACGCGTCCGGCGACGCCTGCGGGCCGTCGGCGTCCGCCGCCGCCCCGCGCCGGCCGGGGTCTGTGACGCGTGGCCCGAACTGACCGCCGCGGAACTGCGCGTGGTCCGGCGCGTGGCCCAGGGGCTGACCAACCTCCAGGTGGCCGAGCACCTCTCCCTGTCGCCGCACACGGTCGGTTCCCACCTGCGCCGCGCCTTCACCAAGCTGGACATCACCTCGCGCGCCGAGCTGACCCGGCTCGTCCGGCACCGCGACAGCGGAGAGTAG
- a CDS encoding alpha/beta fold hydrolase, translated as MPYITVGQENTTPVELYYEDHGTGQPVVLIHGFPLDGHSWERQSAALLDAGHRVITYDRRGFGQSSQPTTGYDYDTFAADLNTVMETLDLNDAVLVGFSMGTGEVARYVSTYGSGRVAKVAFLASLEPCLLKSDDNPDGVAPKEFFDGVVAAVKADRYAYYTAFFDDFYNLDENLGTRISEEAVRNSWDTAARGGSFAASAAPATWYTDFRADIPAVDVPALILHGTADRILPAEGTARPFHKALPSADYVEIEGAPHGLLWTHAEEVNTALLAFLAK; from the coding sequence ATGCCGTACATCACCGTGGGCCAGGAGAACACCACCCCCGTCGAGCTCTACTACGAGGACCACGGCACCGGGCAGCCCGTCGTCCTCATCCACGGCTTCCCGCTCGACGGCCACTCCTGGGAGCGCCAGAGCGCCGCGCTGCTCGACGCCGGCCACCGCGTGATCACCTACGACCGGCGCGGCTTCGGGCAGTCCTCCCAGCCGACGACCGGCTACGACTACGACACCTTCGCGGCCGACCTGAACACCGTGATGGAGACCCTCGACCTGAACGACGCCGTCCTGGTCGGCTTCTCGATGGGCACCGGCGAGGTCGCCCGCTACGTGTCGACGTACGGTTCCGGCCGGGTCGCCAAGGTCGCCTTCCTGGCCTCGCTGGAGCCCTGCCTGCTCAAGAGCGACGACAACCCGGACGGCGTGGCCCCGAAGGAGTTCTTCGACGGCGTCGTCGCCGCCGTCAAGGCCGACCGCTACGCCTACTACACGGCCTTCTTCGACGACTTCTACAACCTCGACGAGAACCTGGGCACCCGCATCAGCGAGGAGGCCGTCCGCAACAGCTGGGACACCGCCGCCCGGGGCGGCTCCTTCGCCGCGTCCGCCGCACCCGCCACCTGGTACACCGACTTCCGCGCCGACATCCCCGCCGTCGACGTGCCCGCCCTGATCCTGCACGGCACGGCCGACCGCATCCTGCCCGCCGAGGGCACCGCGCGCCCCTTCCACAAGGCGCTGCCGTCGGCCGACTACGTCGAGATCGAGGGCGCCCCGCACGGTCTGCTGTGGACCCATGCCGAGGAGGTCAACACCGCCCTCCTCGCCTTCCTGGCGAAGTGA
- a CDS encoding ATP-binding protein → MSPGGPVGRDGSGSPGLSRPGLRGREAELERLRALVGAVRDGEGGAIALLLGEAGIGKTALLRETLALARAHGFLVSHGRAEALHELAPLASLASGLLRGDPPLLSAPDFAHLAGHHDQRIWLVERLAQLIEERAASTPVLIAVDDVQWADPLSRFALHVMPARLLGSPVLWLLAGRDDPQLYGRGPRTTTLPLGPLSGPALAELAHDVLGGDPPQRVTELLDGAGGNPFLASEMLTGLAASGTDGTEPPRRLVLGVRGRLAALRPDTLHFLRIGSVLGRAFALADAAALCGRPASALSAELDEAIAAGLLHDDGERLVFRHDLVRQAVYADLAPSVRRALHREAASRLVAAGRSSVDAVPHLLKSASPGDQEAIELLGTAAADVGAVLPGLAADLAVRALELVPSHAPDLFDVGERAVVALTRAGRYAQARETGDGLLARRPPLDVFARLQSVLGDTLWHLDDVQELARRSTAALAAVADPAIRARLTARQALARSRGRDLAAARATGERALAEAERAGDREARVLALWGLGEIALNAGDCAAAVEHHTALSVFDTAFLPEEVVARIHADDFDTVRQLLRTAGDDPLRPAMLIWAQATLHLGLGRLDDAEADLVTAARLEADGHVPGNLVNIRVNRGLLALLRGDRDAARDHLDVVRAAVAERPNTGNHATHQYLEAVVADADGRHGAAAERLRSAQRDHPFLRWRLLRPHVVQAVRIALRAGDRPLAEDLAAQAAAHADRNPAVPTATGSAAHAAGLLHADHGLLEHAVRVLGAGPRPLHHAAASADLGRALLGTARAAAVPALTSAYDTYAAAGADAEVALVRADLEQATARSGPRAASHRPRHGRGWDTLTASERKVARLIAAGHTNRSAAAALLVSPHTVNTHLASIFRKLAVHSRVHLARIVLAEGDAGTPADG, encoded by the coding sequence ATGAGCCCCGGCGGACCGGTCGGGCGCGACGGCTCCGGGAGCCCGGGCCTGAGCCGGCCCGGGCTGCGGGGCCGGGAAGCCGAACTGGAGCGCCTGCGCGCCCTCGTCGGGGCGGTGCGCGACGGCGAGGGAGGGGCGATCGCGCTGCTCCTGGGCGAGGCCGGCATCGGGAAGACCGCCCTGCTGCGCGAGACCCTCGCGCTCGCCCGGGCCCACGGTTTCCTCGTCAGCCACGGCCGCGCCGAGGCACTGCACGAGCTGGCACCGCTCGCCTCGCTGGCCTCGGGCCTCCTGCGCGGCGACCCGCCGCTGCTGTCCGCGCCGGACTTCGCCCACCTCGCCGGCCACCACGACCAGCGCATCTGGCTCGTCGAACGGCTGGCCCAGCTCATCGAGGAACGCGCGGCGAGCACGCCCGTCCTCATCGCCGTCGACGACGTCCAGTGGGCCGACCCGCTGAGCCGGTTCGCCCTGCACGTCATGCCGGCCCGGTTGCTCGGCTCCCCGGTCCTGTGGCTGCTCGCGGGCCGCGACGACCCGCAGCTGTACGGGCGGGGGCCGCGCACGACGACCCTCCCCCTGGGACCGCTGTCCGGCCCCGCCCTGGCCGAGCTGGCCCACGACGTCCTCGGCGGGGATCCGCCGCAGCGCGTCACGGAGCTCCTCGACGGGGCGGGAGGCAACCCGTTCCTGGCGTCCGAGATGCTCACCGGTCTCGCGGCCTCGGGAACGGACGGGACGGAACCGCCGCGGCGCCTCGTCCTCGGCGTACGCGGCCGGCTGGCCGCACTCCGGCCGGACACCCTCCACTTCCTGCGGATCGGCTCGGTCCTCGGCCGCGCCTTCGCGCTCGCCGACGCCGCCGCCCTGTGCGGCCGGCCCGCCTCCGCACTGAGCGCCGAGCTCGACGAGGCGATCGCCGCCGGGCTCCTCCACGACGACGGCGAACGCCTGGTGTTCCGCCATGACCTGGTCCGCCAGGCGGTGTACGCCGACCTCGCCCCCTCCGTACGCCGCGCACTGCACCGGGAGGCCGCGAGCCGGCTCGTCGCGGCCGGCCGGAGCTCCGTCGACGCGGTCCCGCACCTCCTGAAGAGCGCCAGCCCCGGCGACCAGGAGGCGATCGAACTGCTCGGCACGGCCGCCGCGGACGTCGGCGCCGTGCTGCCCGGCCTCGCCGCCGACCTGGCCGTGCGCGCCCTGGAACTCGTACCGTCGCACGCGCCCGACCTGTTCGACGTGGGCGAGCGGGCCGTCGTCGCGCTCACCCGCGCCGGCCGGTACGCGCAGGCGCGGGAGACCGGTGACGGGCTGCTCGCCCGTCGGCCGCCGCTGGACGTCTTCGCCCGGCTGCAGTCCGTACTCGGCGACACCCTGTGGCACCTCGACGACGTCCAGGAGCTGGCCCGCCGCTCGACGGCGGCCCTGGCGGCCGTCGCCGACCCGGCGATCCGCGCCCGGCTGACCGCGCGGCAGGCCCTGGCCCGGTCCCGCGGACGGGACCTCGCGGCCGCCCGCGCGACGGGCGAGCGGGCGCTCGCCGAGGCGGAGCGGGCCGGCGACCGGGAGGCCCGCGTCCTCGCGCTGTGGGGGCTCGGCGAGATCGCCCTCAACGCGGGCGACTGCGCCGCCGCCGTCGAACACCACACGGCGCTCAGCGTGTTCGACACGGCCTTCCTGCCGGAGGAGGTCGTCGCGCGGATCCACGCCGACGACTTCGACACCGTGCGGCAGCTGCTCCGGACGGCGGGCGACGATCCGCTGCGCCCCGCCATGCTGATCTGGGCCCAGGCGACCCTGCACCTCGGCCTCGGGCGGCTCGACGACGCGGAGGCCGACCTCGTCACCGCCGCCCGCCTCGAAGCGGACGGCCACGTGCCGGGCAACCTGGTCAACATCCGGGTCAACCGCGGTCTGCTGGCACTGCTGCGCGGCGACCGCGACGCCGCGCGGGACCACCTCGACGTCGTCCGGGCGGCCGTGGCCGAGCGCCCCAACACCGGCAACCACGCCACCCACCAGTACCTCGAGGCGGTCGTCGCCGACGCCGACGGCCGGCACGGGGCGGCGGCCGAACGGCTCCGGTCCGCCCAGCGGGACCACCCGTTCCTGCGCTGGCGACTGCTGCGCCCCCATGTCGTCCAGGCCGTGCGGATCGCCCTGCGCGCCGGGGACCGGCCGCTGGCCGAGGACCTCGCCGCCCAGGCCGCCGCGCACGCCGACCGCAACCCCGCCGTGCCGACCGCGACAGGATCGGCCGCCCACGCCGCCGGCCTCCTGCACGCCGACCACGGGCTCCTGGAACACGCGGTCCGCGTCCTCGGCGCCGGCCCCCGGCCGCTGCACCACGCCGCGGCCTCCGCCGACCTCGGACGCGCCCTGCTCGGCACCGCCCGTGCCGCCGCGGTGCCCGCCCTCACCAGCGCGTACGACACCTACGCGGCGGCGGGGGCCGACGCCGAGGTCGCCCTGGTCCGGGCCGACCTGGAACAGGCCACGGCCCGCTCCGGCCCGCGCGCCGCGAGCCACCGGCCGCGCCACGGTCGGGGCTGGGACACGCTGACGGCCTCGGAGCGCAAGGTGGCCCGGCTGATCGCCGCGGGTCACACCAACCGGTCGGCCGCCGCCGCCCTCCTCGTCTCCCCGCACACCGTCAACACGCACCTGGCGTCGATCTTCCGCAAGCTGGCGGTCCATTCGAGGGTCCACCTGGCCCGGATCGTGCTCGCGGAGGGTGACGCCGGCACGCCCGCCGACGGCTGA
- a CDS encoding carbohydrate ABC transporter permease, whose protein sequence is MNGVRERLASRTSSVVAVVIGVLWTTPTLGLLLSSFRPEEDVKTTGWWTVFGSPRLTLDNYGEVLSDGGNGSGRLAEHFVNSVVITLPSVLFPLVLAFFAAYALAWIDFRGRDALLVGVFALQVVPLQMALVPLLKLFSQGWLFLPAWHVTGAARFGHVWFAHTVFALPFAVFLLHNFLAGLPRDLIEAARVDGASHGTLLLRIVLPLARPALVSFAIIQFVWVWNDLLVALTLSGGTAETAPMTVRLASLAGSHGNEWQRLTAGAFVAAAVPLLVFLSLRRHFARGLLAGSVKG, encoded by the coding sequence GTGAACGGTGTCCGGGAGCGGCTGGCCTCCCGCACCTCCTCGGTGGTCGCCGTGGTGATCGGCGTCCTCTGGACGACCCCCACCCTCGGTCTGCTGCTCTCCTCGTTCCGCCCCGAGGAGGACGTCAAGACGACCGGCTGGTGGACCGTGTTCGGCTCCCCGCGCCTCACGCTCGACAACTACGGCGAGGTGCTGTCGGACGGCGGGAACGGGTCGGGACGGCTCGCGGAGCACTTCGTGAACTCCGTCGTCATCACCCTGCCGTCGGTGCTGTTCCCGCTCGTCCTCGCCTTCTTCGCGGCGTACGCCCTGGCGTGGATCGACTTCAGGGGGCGCGACGCGCTCCTCGTCGGCGTGTTCGCGCTCCAGGTCGTCCCGTTGCAGATGGCGCTGGTGCCCCTCCTGAAGCTGTTCTCCCAGGGCTGGCTGTTCCTGCCCGCGTGGCACGTCACCGGTGCGGCGCGGTTCGGGCACGTCTGGTTCGCCCACACGGTCTTCGCGCTGCCGTTCGCGGTGTTCCTCCTGCACAACTTCCTGGCCGGACTGCCCCGGGACCTGATCGAGGCCGCCCGCGTCGACGGGGCGTCGCACGGGACGCTGCTGCTGCGGATCGTGCTGCCGCTGGCCCGCCCGGCCCTGGTCTCCTTCGCGATCATCCAGTTCGTCTGGGTGTGGAACGACCTGCTCGTGGCCCTGACGCTGTCCGGTGGCACGGCCGAGACCGCGCCGATGACGGTCCGGCTGGCGAGCCTCGCCGGAAGCCACGGCAACGAGTGGCAGCGGCTGACCGCGGGCGCCTTCGTCGCCGCGGCCGTCCCGCTGCTCGTCTTCCTCTCCCTCCGGCGGCACTTCGCCCGGGGGCTGCTCGCCGGATCGGTCAAGGGATGA